A genome region from Clostridium sp. JN-9 includes the following:
- the aspD gene encoding aspartate 4-decarboxylase has protein sequence MRVHENVQLEEIRRVYGKISPFELKNKLINLAEGPKKKSINTLLNAGRGNPNWTASLPREAFFTFGQFAVLETKRVWEDKDLAGMPSRPGIAERLNDYLTKNTTLPGIELIKKIVEYGSDKGFNADKWVFELADGIIGDNYPVPDRMLLHIEKVVQDYLIKEIGYDSTSEDNFNIFAVEGATAAMCYIFDSLIANKLLKIGDSVAIMTPVFTPYLEIPHLERYNFSITEIKASNYESGINMWQYDKSEIEKLCNKDIKALFVINPSNPPSVSIKPETINELVKIVHEHNPDLMIISDDVYCTFVEKFRSLAAYLPFNTIGVYSFSKYFGVTGWRLGTIAIHKNNVFDKLLKNQSAEDKNELNKRYEALSTNPEKICFIDRIVADSRQVALNHTAGLSTPQQVQMAFFCIFALTDKENNYKKLTQNICHHREELLYKGLHMELKHNPYDAAYYTEFDLLQWAGETFNKDFADYLQKNHKPVDILLRLAEESSIVLLNGGGFHAPEWSIRISLANLKDESYLKIGEYLHKILEDYVLSWENEKNKIVRKSSLL, from the coding sequence ATGAGAGTTCATGAAAATGTGCAACTAGAAGAAATCAGGCGTGTATATGGTAAAATAAGTCCTTTTGAGCTTAAGAACAAGCTAATTAACCTGGCTGAAGGGCCCAAGAAGAAAAGTATAAATACATTATTAAATGCAGGAAGAGGTAATCCCAACTGGACAGCTTCCTTACCAAGAGAAGCTTTTTTTACATTTGGTCAGTTTGCTGTTTTAGAGACAAAAAGAGTTTGGGAGGACAAAGATCTTGCAGGTATGCCAAGCAGACCAGGAATAGCTGAAAGATTAAATGATTATTTGACTAAAAATACCACACTTCCTGGAATAGAACTGATAAAAAAAATAGTTGAATATGGATCAGATAAGGGATTTAATGCAGACAAATGGGTTTTTGAGTTAGCTGACGGCATAATTGGAGACAATTATCCTGTGCCTGATCGTATGCTCCTTCATATTGAAAAAGTGGTTCAGGATTACCTGATTAAAGAAATTGGCTATGACAGCACATCAGAGGACAATTTCAATATATTTGCCGTTGAAGGTGCAACTGCAGCCATGTGTTATATTTTTGATTCATTAATTGCCAATAAGCTTTTAAAGATTGGGGACAGTGTTGCAATTATGACTCCCGTTTTTACACCTTATTTGGAAATTCCCCATCTGGAAAGATATAATTTTTCAATCACTGAAATAAAGGCTTCAAATTACGAAAGCGGCATAAATATGTGGCAGTATGACAAATCAGAAATAGAAAAGCTTTGTAATAAAGATATTAAAGCTTTATTTGTTATAAATCCCAGCAATCCTCCATCTGTTTCAATAAAGCCTGAAACCATAAATGAGCTGGTGAAAATTGTACATGAGCATAATCCTGATTTAATGATTATTTCTGATGATGTATACTGTACCTTTGTTGAAAAATTCCGTTCTCTGGCTGCATACTTACCTTTTAATACAATTGGAGTATACTCATTTTCAAAATATTTTGGAGTTACCGGCTGGAGACTTGGAACTATTGCTATTCATAAAAACAATGTTTTTGATAAATTACTTAAAAATCAAAGTGCAGAAGATAAAAATGAGCTTAACAAAAGGTATGAAGCTCTTTCTACAAACCCTGAAAAAATATGCTTTATTGACAGAATTGTAGCAGACAGCCGCCAGGTTGCTTTAAATCATACTGCAGGCCTATCAACCCCGCAGCAGGTTCAAATGGCATTTTTCTGTATATTTGCTTTAACAGATAAGGAAAATAATTATAAAAAGCTTACACAAAATATCTGTCATCATCGTGAGGAGCTTTTATATAAAGGTCTTCATATGGAGTTAAAGCATAATCCTTATGATGCAGCCTATTATACAGAATTTGATCTTCTTCAGTGGGCTGGTGAAACCTTTAATAAAGACTTCGCAGATTATCTTCAGAAAAACCATAAGCCTGTTGATATACTTTTAAGGTTAGCAGAGGAATCATCAATTGTATTATTAAATGGCGGTGGATTCCACGCACCTGAATGGTCCATAAGAATTTCACTGGCTAATCTGAAAGATGAATCCTATTTGAAAATTGGTGAATACCTTCATAAAATCCTAGAGGATTATGTTTTATCCTGGGAAAATGAGAAAAATAAAATCGTACGGAAATCTTCACTTTTATAA
- a CDS encoding response regulator transcription factor, giving the protein MDTHNVLVVDDEKEIRDAIEVYLRSTENINIIKAGDGLEALDSLENNEIHVIILDVMMPKLDGIRTCMKIREKRNIPIIMLSAKSEETDKILGLNIGADDYITKPFNPMELVARVKSQLRRYIDLGNYNKKANDEEVVIDQLIINKISHTVTLEGNKVKLTPIEYDILLLLAENRGRVFSSEELYERVWDEPAFKTENTVSVHIRRLRKKIEINTKDPRYIKVVWGVGYTIEK; this is encoded by the coding sequence ATGGATACTCATAATGTGCTGGTTGTTGATGATGAAAAGGAAATAAGGGATGCCATTGAAGTATATCTAAGAAGCACTGAGAATATTAATATCATTAAAGCCGGAGATGGATTGGAAGCCTTAGATTCTTTAGAAAATAATGAAATCCATGTAATAATATTGGATGTAATGATGCCAAAACTGGATGGAATAAGAACATGCATGAAGATAAGGGAAAAAAGGAATATTCCTATTATAATGCTGTCTGCAAAAAGCGAAGAAACGGACAAAATATTAGGCTTAAACATAGGAGCAGATGACTATATAACAAAACCCTTTAACCCTATGGAGCTGGTAGCAAGGGTAAAGTCCCAGCTTCGAAGATATATTGATTTGGGGAATTATAATAAAAAAGCAAATGATGAAGAAGTTGTAATTGATCAGCTAATTATTAATAAAATCAGCCATACTGTTACATTGGAGGGCAATAAAGTTAAACTTACACCAATAGAATATGACATATTACTGCTGTTGGCTGAAAATCGGGGCAGAGTTTTCTCTTCTGAGGAACTTTATGAAAGAGTATGGGATGAGCCTGCATTTAAAACAGAAAATACAGTTTCCGTCCATATAAGAAGACTTAGAAAAAAAATAGAAATAAATACAAAGGATCCAAGATATATAAAAGTTGTGTGGGGAGTTGGATATACAATTGAAAAATAA
- a CDS encoding ATP-binding protein — MIKIILNILAVITTIFQSFLIVWTCNSIASKENKISKINFIILNVTILVWTVFFGFNNNGPYANLIMVIGVLILCIIFYRKSIIDAILGFGTVYSVIVISSYFFFAFYKYVVSSIKLSLSSDFQMIIFVFLPSWFVYIIFFKFADYILNAVLLMKTYTHSLLFFIIITYTMIVLDTLRAQEQDGSADSMFKLIFYLMALMIFVFTIVYFARVNEKSKEADMLNDALKAKITELRKVKHDYGSEISGLYGLYQLGRFDRLGDMLKNIVERNQALNTSVYVNVQASPLISSILTPISSSDIDLIVLDTADYNNLSINDDELLKVLSNIIRNSLDALKGVKNPIIKFKSYNVHNGVVINISNNGPEIPCDIMNKIFKAGFSTKGNVDGERGFGLSIVKEIINKCNGKITINSSSELTEFNIQIPYK, encoded by the coding sequence ATGATTAAAATTATATTAAATATATTAGCAGTAATAACAACAATTTTTCAATCATTTTTGATAGTGTGGACCTGCAACAGTATTGCATCAAAAGAAAATAAGATTTCTAAAATTAACTTTATTATTTTGAATGTCACTATTTTAGTCTGGACTGTATTTTTTGGCTTTAATAATAATGGACCATATGCAAATTTAATAATGGTAATTGGGGTTTTAATTTTATGTATAATTTTCTATAGAAAATCTATCATTGATGCTATACTTGGATTTGGAACAGTTTATTCAGTAATTGTAATATCTTCCTACTTTTTTTTTGCCTTTTATAAATATGTTGTATCTTCCATTAAGCTAAGTTTATCTAGTGATTTTCAAATGATTATTTTTGTATTTCTGCCATCGTGGTTTGTATATATAATCTTTTTTAAATTTGCAGATTATATTTTAAATGCTGTTCTACTTATGAAAACATATACCCATTCTCTGCTATTCTTCATAATTATTACATATACTATGATTGTTTTGGACACTTTGCGTGCACAAGAACAGGATGGGAGTGCAGATTCAATGTTTAAATTAATTTTTTATTTAATGGCATTAATGATTTTTGTTTTCACCATAGTTTATTTTGCCAGAGTAAATGAAAAGTCAAAGGAAGCTGATATGTTAAATGATGCTTTAAAGGCTAAGATTACAGAGCTTAGAAAAGTAAAGCATGATTATGGAAGTGAAATAAGCGGATTATATGGCTTGTATCAGCTTGGCAGATTTGACAGACTTGGTGACATGCTTAAGAATATTGTTGAAAGAAATCAGGCCCTGAATACCTCTGTGTATGTTAATGTACAAGCATCTCCATTAATAAGCTCAATTTTAACCCCCATTTCTTCATCTGATATAGATTTAATTGTTCTTGATACAGCAGATTATAACAATTTATCAATAAATGATGACGAGTTGTTAAAAGTATTATCTAATATTATTAGGAATTCACTAGATGCTCTTAAAGGAGTAAAAAATCCTATAATTAAATTTAAAAGCTACAATGTTCATAATGGTGTGGTAATTAACATAAGCAATAACGGACCTGAAATTCCATGTGACATAATGAATAAGATTTTTAAAGCTGGTTTCAGCACTAAGGGCAATGTAGATGGTGAAAGAGGTTTTGGTTTAAGCATAGTAAAAGAAATAATAAATAAATGTAATGGTAAAATTACCATAAACAGCAGTTCGGAATTAACTGAATTTAATATTCAGATACCATATAAATAA
- a CDS encoding PRD domain-containing protein: MHLNQLYKILNRKYVDEAVELINNIPYEFKVRFNNKMVTGLAFHIQSLMERLKQGKPIYNPNLQEIKSRYEEEFNLSDRFVSELSVKFNVDIPEDEKGFMTILLANNIVEKKDNDNVGIIVICHGESTATSMVNVCNSLLNINLVKAIDMPLEAEVAAIYNKCLASAIASNKGKGVLIMADMGSLISFGEKIQRESGIPVRTINNVSTLTVLEAARRVVFKGENLDEIYNALASKDSEAVLSKKKAIITVCATGKGGSVMAGNLIKSTIGENYSRKVEIIPLDYMTIENNTKYFNEIKQKYDIIACFGSMKPSNNEMPYFSINELFDDNIREKLINIIDTNISSNKALSRKDMDIYDKAKIMFDKYLLYLNSNMAIKCIKNIIKELDIKEEEKENDKVSNLVIHIGCMLNRIIIGDMIIFDNIKDFIEDNNEVFLRVKKAVKSTEDAFKIKVSDDEICYIVKILQQF; encoded by the coding sequence TTGCATTTAAATCAATTATATAAAATATTAAACAGAAAATATGTAGATGAAGCTGTTGAATTAATTAATAATATTCCCTATGAATTTAAAGTCCGTTTTAATAATAAAATGGTGACTGGGCTTGCTTTCCATATACAATCACTAATGGAGAGACTTAAGCAGGGAAAGCCAATTTATAATCCTAACCTACAGGAGATAAAATCCAGATATGAGGAAGAATTTAACCTTTCTGATCGTTTTGTAAGTGAATTAAGTGTTAAATTTAATGTAGATATACCGGAAGATGAAAAAGGTTTTATGACAATTTTACTGGCAAATAATATTGTTGAAAAAAAAGATAATGATAATGTTGGAATTATAGTTATATGCCATGGTGAAAGTACAGCTACAAGTATGGTAAATGTATGCAACTCCTTACTAAACATAAATCTAGTGAAAGCAATTGATATGCCGCTGGAAGCGGAAGTGGCTGCAATATATAATAAGTGTCTGGCTTCTGCAATTGCTTCAAATAAAGGAAAAGGTGTTCTTATCATGGCAGACATGGGGTCATTAATTAGTTTCGGAGAGAAAATTCAAAGGGAAAGCGGAATACCTGTAAGAACTATTAATAACGTATCAACGCTTACAGTGCTAGAAGCAGCAAGGCGTGTTGTTTTTAAAGGTGAAAATTTAGATGAAATTTACAATGCTTTAGCAAGTAAAGATTCAGAAGCTGTTCTCAGTAAGAAAAAGGCAATTATTACTGTTTGTGCAACAGGTAAAGGCGGCAGTGTAATGGCAGGAAATTTAATAAAGAGCACTATTGGAGAAAATTACTCTAGAAAGGTAGAGATAATACCTCTGGATTATATGACTATAGAAAATAATACAAAGTATTTTAATGAAATTAAGCAGAAATATGACATAATTGCATGCTTTGGAAGTATGAAACCAAGTAATAATGAGATGCCATATTTCTCCATTAATGAATTATTTGATGATAACATCAGAGAAAAATTAATAAATATTATAGATACTAATATATCTTCAAATAAAGCTTTAAGCAGAAAAGATATGGATATTTATGATAAAGCCAAAATAATGTTTGATAAATATTTACTTTATTTAAATTCAAATATGGCAATAAAATGCATAAAAAATATAATTAAAGAACTTGATATAAAAGAGGAGGAAAAAGAAAATGATAAAGTATCCAATCTTGTTATCCATATTGGATGTATGCTAAATAGGATAATCATTGGAGATATGATTATTTTCGACAATATAAAAGATTTTATTGAAGATAATAATGAAGTTTTTTTAAGAGTGAAAAAGGCGGTAAAATCAACGGAAGATGCTTTTAAAATTAAAGTATCAGATGACGAAATATGTTATATTGTAAAAATACTGCAGCAATTTTAA
- a CDS encoding peptidase U32 family protein yields MSRLFCGKNIELLAPAGTFKDFTEIVKSSADAVYFGGKQFNMRMHRKDYNLSNDEIRQAVLMAHSLGKKVYITFNNMMNNTEIEGSREYLSFLDTVKPDGFIVQDLGAVRLIEEMGITIPIHSSVMMNVHNKQIIDALYKMGISRVVTSREMSLETIKRLSKDTNMEFEYFIHGDMCAVHGSQCFYSGMLFGKSSNRGLCLKPCRWPYKFGQDSQEKFKDYLAVKDMCMYEHLPDLIDAGVCSFKIEGRMRSSGYLIQLINKYGKAIDRYIEDPTGYYVDDEALKLQEDRTRNLSTAYAFKVPGINNIEFDASREPKIFSRAVEEFEVNNEKLHELKEKFKTEKKLNNKPLLTVKVNNIESFKSAVDNGADEIYIPGDVFRCDRPFSKAQIEEAVKYADNKKVYITLPQMMFPRQFTDYSAMMKFYKKAGIEGIIVTNIGAAEEFKNDDLKMIGEFSLNCYNTKAAEFYEEEGIKRVTVSVESTADALKEMLLNTKTPLEVIVQGAPTVMYMEHCVYAGEHNTTSKDWCLKYCEKELKELVDEKGFKHPVYTDQYCRNHILSGKDICLIGLIDELSNLGVRAVRIEGQHYNDGVLGQVVKIYRQALDGNNSNDRSELLKDITNRGQSFQALNYN; encoded by the coding sequence ATGAGCAGATTATTTTGCGGGAAAAACATAGAGCTTCTGGCGCCAGCAGGGACTTTCAAGGATTTTACTGAAATCGTTAAGAGCAGTGCTGATGCTGTATATTTCGGCGGAAAACAATTTAACATGAGAATGCATAGAAAAGACTACAATTTGTCAAATGATGAAATTAGACAAGCTGTTTTAATGGCTCATTCATTAGGAAAAAAAGTATATATCACATTTAATAATATGATGAACAACACTGAAATAGAAGGCTCCAGGGAATATCTGAGCTTTCTTGACACTGTGAAACCAGATGGATTTATTGTACAGGATTTAGGCGCAGTACGATTAATTGAGGAAATGGGTATAACTATTCCAATTCATTCTAGTGTTATGATGAATGTTCATAACAAGCAAATCATAGATGCCCTTTATAAAATGGGAATATCAAGAGTAGTAACTTCAAGAGAGATGAGTCTGGAAACCATCAAAAGACTTTCAAAGGATACTAATATGGAATTTGAATATTTCATCCATGGAGATATGTGTGCAGTCCATGGAAGTCAATGCTTCTATAGCGGAATGCTGTTTGGGAAAAGCAGTAATAGAGGGTTGTGTCTTAAACCATGCAGATGGCCTTATAAATTTGGACAGGATTCACAGGAGAAATTTAAAGATTATCTGGCTGTAAAGGACATGTGTATGTATGAACATCTGCCTGATCTAATTGATGCAGGAGTATGCTCATTTAAAATTGAAGGAAGAATGAGGAGCAGTGGTTATTTAATTCAGCTCATAAATAAATATGGAAAAGCCATAGACAGATATATTGAAGATCCTACGGGCTACTATGTGGATGATGAAGCTTTAAAACTTCAGGAAGACAGAACAAGAAATTTATCCACTGCATATGCTTTCAAGGTACCTGGAATTAATAACATAGAATTTGATGCATCAAGAGAACCTAAAATATTCAGCAGGGCCGTTGAAGAATTTGAAGTAAATAATGAAAAGTTACATGAACTAAAGGAAAAGTTTAAAACAGAAAAAAAGCTTAATAATAAACCATTATTAACAGTAAAGGTAAATAATATAGAATCCTTTAAGTCAGCTGTTGATAATGGTGCAGATGAAATATATATTCCAGGTGACGTATTTAGATGCGACAGACCATTTTCCAAAGCACAGATAGAGGAAGCTGTTAAGTATGCTGATAATAAAAAGGTTTATATAACTCTTCCACAAATGATGTTTCCAAGACAGTTTACTGATTATTCTGCAATGATGAAATTCTATAAAAAGGCTGGAATTGAAGGAATAATAGTAACTAATATAGGGGCCGCAGAGGAATTTAAAAACGATGATTTAAAGATGATTGGAGAGTTTTCACTTAATTGTTATAACACTAAAGCTGCTGAATTCTATGAAGAGGAAGGAATTAAGAGAGTAACAGTATCTGTTGAATCAACAGCTGATGCTCTAAAGGAAATGCTTTTAAATACTAAGACTCCATTGGAAGTTATAGTACAGGGAGCTCCTACAGTAATGTATATGGAGCACTGTGTTTATGCCGGTGAACACAATACTACATCAAAAGACTGGTGCTTAAAATACTGTGAAAAGGAATTAAAAGAGCTTGTAGATGAGAAAGGATTTAAACATCCTGTTTATACTGATCAATACTGCAGAAATCATATACTGTCTGGGAAAGATATATGCCTTATTGGGTTAATTGATGAATTGTCAAATTTAGGGGTAAGGGCAGTAAGAATTGAAGGGCAGCATTATAATGATGGAGTTTTAGGACAAGTAGTTAAGATTTACAGGCAGGCTTTAGATGGCAATAATTCTAATGATAGATCTGAATTATTAAAAGATATAACAAATAGAGGTCAGAGTTTTCAAGCTCTGAATTATAATTAA
- a CDS encoding HAMP domain-containing sensor histidine kinase — protein sequence MKNKFVSHPKLWNMVEKAVLLLLIISAFLLIEIYSSINSINKKNNEINSMNSTLSATKQKLSYIKKDEGSISNANWINYDLWVKQCASIGNSYIYDKTNNLKILSEKSQDELNNISREFKISIGNYDYSKIVKFIIIDKSKNTFITNDTENIDLIKNDLKLFQQETGDLYKYVSGKGKWYNLSYNSDGAPASRYGSNHSIINSSNYVEAYWFPNNYSYSNEDEPVLKNILQAAQNNYNSEISSINESVSNTRNSITRDKMYIAMYSAILFLILMVLYFLGEERFIRGLKNNFMIKFFKTINQWFENRTTLFKITVYFLFTLSVIMALWLMYNHGMIVILLPLVLFYAIVILPKIIRFSRYIDEIIQGTAKITSGELDYVIRENGDRSLACLSHNINKINKGFKVSIEDQIKNEKLKSELVANVSHDLKTPLTSIINYTDILLRENISEEEKKEFLNILNRKSIKLKTLIEDLFEISKINSGKLELNKKNVDVIELINQSISEYSDSEVYSYKKIVFIVKSFAKKIEMNLDGNRMSRVFENLITNALKYSLANTRVYVDIDDIHKGIKISFKNVSSAPLDFDKKEIFERFTRGDISRSSDVDGNGLGLAIAKSIVELHGGIMYIDFDGDLFKAITELYY from the coding sequence TTGAAAAATAAATTTGTTAGTCATCCTAAACTATGGAACATGGTGGAAAAAGCTGTACTTCTGCTTCTTATTATTTCTGCATTTCTTCTCATTGAAATATACAGCAGTATAAACAGTATTAATAAAAAAAATAATGAAATAAATTCAATGAATTCAACTTTATCAGCTACTAAGCAAAAATTATCCTATATAAAAAAAGATGAAGGTTCAATAAGCAATGCTAACTGGATTAATTATGATTTATGGGTAAAACAATGTGCAAGTATTGGGAATTCATATATATATGACAAAACCAATAACTTAAAAATATTATCAGAAAAATCTCAGGATGAACTTAACAATATTAGCAGGGAATTTAAAATTTCTATTGGTAATTATGATTATAGTAAAATTGTAAAATTTATTATTATCGATAAAAGTAAAAATACATTTATAACCAACGACACTGAAAATATTGATTTAATAAAAAATGATTTAAAATTATTTCAGCAGGAAACCGGCGATTTGTACAAGTATGTATCTGGCAAAGGTAAGTGGTATAATTTATCTTACAATTCAGATGGTGCTCCTGCAAGCAGATATGGCAGTAATCATTCAATAATTAATTCCAGTAATTATGTGGAAGCCTATTGGTTCCCTAATAATTATTCTTATTCAAATGAAGATGAACCTGTTCTAAAGAATATTTTGCAGGCAGCACAGAATAATTATAATAGTGAGATCAGCTCTATAAATGAAAGTGTTTCAAATACAAGAAACAGCATTACAAGAGATAAAATGTACATTGCAATGTATTCTGCAATACTTTTTCTTATTTTAATGGTACTGTACTTCCTTGGTGAAGAAAGATTTATCCGTGGTTTGAAAAATAACTTTATGATTAAGTTTTTTAAGACAATAAATCAATGGTTCGAAAATAGAACTACTCTTTTTAAAATTACAGTTTATTTTCTTTTTACACTTTCTGTAATAATGGCATTATGGCTTATGTATAATCACGGTATGATAGTTATTCTGCTTCCCCTGGTATTATTCTATGCCATAGTAATATTGCCCAAAATCATCAGGTTCAGCAGATACATTGATGAAATAATACAAGGCACAGCAAAAATAACCAGTGGTGAACTAGACTATGTTATAAGGGAAAATGGTGACAGATCCTTAGCATGTCTAAGTCATAATATAAACAAAATAAACAAGGGCTTTAAAGTATCTATTGAGGATCAGATAAAAAATGAAAAATTAAAAAGCGAATTAGTTGCTAATGTATCTCATGATTTAAAAACTCCCCTGACATCAATAATAAATTATACTGATATTTTACTTAGAGAGAATATTTCCGAAGAAGAAAAAAAAGAGTTTTTAAATATTTTAAATAGGAAAAGTATAAAACTTAAGACTCTAATTGAAGATTTATTTGAAATATCTAAAATAAATAGCGGAAAGCTGGAATTAAATAAAAAAAATGTGGATGTTATAGAGCTTATTAATCAATCCATATCAGAGTATTCAGACTCAGAAGTATATTCATATAAAAAAATAGTATTTATAGTAAAGTCTTTTGCAAAAAAAATTGAAATGAACTTAGATGGCAACAGAATGTCTCGTGTTTTTGAAAATCTAATAACTAATGCTCTAAAATATTCTCTTGCAAACACAAGAGTATATGTTGATATTGATGATATTCATAAGGGAATTAAAATAAGCTTTAAAAATGTTTCCTCCGCGCCCCTTGATTTTGATAAAAAAGAAATATTTGAAAGATTTACAAGAGGGGATATTTCCAGAAGCTCTGATGTGGATGGCAATGGATTAGGCCTGGCCATTGCAAAAAGTATAGTTGAGCTCCATGGTGGAATTATGTACATCGATTTTGATGGAGATTTGTTTAAGGCTATTACTGAACTCTATTATTAA